Proteins from a genomic interval of Ovis aries strain OAR_USU_Benz2616 breed Rambouillet chromosome 25, ARS-UI_Ramb_v3.0, whole genome shotgun sequence:
- the ZP4 gene encoding zona pellucida sperm-binding protein 4 has translation MWLLLQFVWLCFLLSLGLNSQYESEVPEYPDELRCGLRSFQFTINLLSQEMETPPALVAWDNHGLPHSLQNDSDCGTWVSEGPGSSLVVEASYSGCYVTEWDSYYIMTLGIERAGVSGPGTVMETKLFKCPVNLPDVPNAGFCDSVPVWDRLPCAPSPTTQGDCEQLGCCYNSEEVISCYYGNTVTSHCTQDGHFSIAVSRNVTSPPLLLNSLHLAFRNDSECKPVMATHTFVLFRFPFTTCGTTKQMTGKQAVYENELVAARDVRTWSRGSITRDSIFRLQVRCSYSASSSALPVNVQVLTLPPPLPETQPGNLTLELKIAKDKRYRSYYMASDYPVVKLLRDPIYVEVSIHQRTDPSLELRLDQCWATPSADALLQPQWPLLVNGCPYTGDNYQTKLIPVWEASDLLFPSHYQRFSISTFSFVDSVAKQALKGPVYLHCSASICQPAGTPSCVTPCPARRRRSSDIHFQNNTASISSKGPLILLQAIQDSSEKLHKYSRSPVDSQAFWVAGLSGVLIVGALFMSYLAIRKWR, from the exons ATGTGGCTGCTGCTGCAATTTGTCTGGCTCTGTTTTCTCTTGTCTCTTGGTCTGAATAGCCAGTATGAGTCCGAGGTCCCTGAGTATCCTGACGAACTACGCTGTGGGCTAAGGAGCTTTCAATTCACCATAAACCTTCTCAGTCAGGAGATGGAGACTCCTCCTGCACTAGTAGCATGGG ATAACCATGGGCTGCCACACAGCCTGCAGAATGACTCTGACTGTGGCACCTGGGTCAGTGAGGGCCCTGGCAGCTCCCTGGTGGTGGAAGCCTCCTACAGTGGCTGCTATGTCACTGAGTGG GACTCCTACTACATCATGACTCTTGGAATTGAAAGAGCAGGTGTGAGTGGACCTGGAACAGTTATGGAGACAAAGCTATTCAAGTGTCCTGTGAATCTCCCAG ATGTCCCAAATGCTGGCTTTTGTGACTCTGTCCCAGTGTGGGACAGACTGCCGTGTGCTCCTTCACCCACCACTCAAGGAGACTGCGAACAGCTAGGCTGCTGCTACAACTCTGAAGAGGTCATTTCCTGTTACTACGGAAACACAG TGACCTCACACTGTACCCAAGATGGCCACTTCTCTATTGCCGTGTCCCGGAACGTGACCTCGCCCCCACTGCTCTTGAATTCTCTACACTTGGCCTTCAGGAATGACAGTGAATGTAAACCTGTGATGGCAACACACACTTTTGTTCTGTTCCGGTTTCCATTTACTACCTGTGGTACTACAAAACAG ATGACTGGGAAGCAGGCAGTTTATGAAAATGAGCTGGTCGCAGCtcgggatgtgagaacttggagCCGTGGTTCTATTACCCGAGACAGTATCTTCAG GCTCCAAGTCCGTTGTAGCTACTCTGCAAGTAGCAGTGCTCTCCCAGTTAATGTCCAGGTTCTTACTCTCCCACCACCCCTTCCTGAGACCCAGCCTGGAAACCTCACTCTGGAACTTAAGATTGCCAAAG ATAAACGCTATCGCTCCTACTACATGGCTAGTGACTACCCAGTGGTGAAGCTGCTTCGGGATCCCATCTATGTGGAAGTCTCCATCCATCAGAGAACAGACCCCAGTCTCGAGCTGCGCCTGGACCAGTGTTGGGCGACACCCAGCGCAGATGCCCTGCTCCAGCCCCAGTGGCCCTTGCTGGTGAATGG GTGCCCCTACACAGGAGACAACTATCAGACAAAACTGATCCCTGTCTGGGAAGCCTCAgacctgctgtttccttctcactACCAGCGCTTCAGCATTTCTACCTTCAGTTTTGTGGATTCAGTGGCAAAGCAGGCCCTCAAGGGACCG GTTTATCTGCACTGCAGTGCATCGATCTGCCAGCCTGCCGGGACACCATCCTGTGTGACACCCTGTCCTGCCAGAC GAAGAAGAAGCTCTGACATCCATTTTCAGAACAACACTGCTAGCATTTCTAGCAAGGGTCCCTTGATTCTACTCCAAGCCATTCAAGACTCTTCAGAAAAGCTCCACAAATACTCAA GGTCGCCTGTAGACTCTCAAGCTTTCTGGGTAGCTGGCCTATCTGGAGTCTTAATCGTTGGAGCCTTGTTCATGTCCTACCTGGCCATTAGGAAATGGAGATGA